CATGATGGCATTTTCAAGTGTCTTCtatgaaaactttgaaaatgaaatccCGGAAGCGTTTTGAATACAACTTCGGGTCAACAGCAGAAATCGAAGTTGGATCATATTGCATTGATTTATATGCATGCTCAAGCTTCTTGCTAATATCATAGTCTTGTAGGATGTCTATTATGCCAAAGAAGAGAATGACATCATACATTACACCAGTTGGTTCTCCAACCACTTGGCAATCGTTTTTCCTCACCGTCTTTTCGGCTCGAGCGGCCATGTTTATACCTAAACTAACCGGAGACTGCCTGCATGTTTTCATATCGAAATATTCATGTCATGTAATGTTTTAGATCCATAAATCATCATGTTAATGGCAATCAATTTTACCGTGTGGAGTTGATAACAAGCTGATCATTGCTATCTTCGGATAGCCGAGGAGCTTCTCCATTTTCACAATCTCCATTTCCTGCAAATTAAGTCCGAAAGATATGTTAACCTGTTAAGCAACCATTGATTTCAAAGTCAtggaaattttaatttccattaGATAACTAGAAATAAACCAGTAGGTGAGGAAACTCCAGAAGTATGAGGCGTGGAAACTTCACGAAAGTGCAAACCGATCAACAAACTGTAGTCCATAATTCTCTCGTTTTCAAGAAAGTCACAATCTCGGTCGACTTGACTGCACGAAAGGAATGGAAGAAATATTAGGTAACATGAACCTTAATGATAAAGAGGTTATTAGAAAATAGAATCACCTGCAGAACTCTTTGAACCACAGTTTCTGCAATCGAAATATATAATTGAGATCGAGGTCTTTGAGGGTTGTTGTCGAGTCAATCTCTGCTTCAGGTTTAGCAGTTGTGCGACCTTGGAAAGAACCTTTCAAGTCGAAGCGCCTATGAATGGCAGTGTCGGTACAGAACAGATTCCCCATTACAACAAATCGAACCTGACTCATTGAGATCACAAGTGAAGAAAGTATGAGATTTATTTCCTAAATTTTATTACCCCAAAGATGTGTTTGAAGTTGCATTGACACTACCTTTTTCTGTGTCGACCCGGTTAATTTCACACAATGAAGACCGAAAAATTTGGTGACTAGAGTGTCCTTAAAGGACCGAACATGATTATAGTAGGCCGGAAGCATTCTTATCAGAACCTGCAAATGCAATAGAGTCCGCAATGATGATTATTCAGTCATCAAGAAAGTAATGCAAAACTACTAGAAATTGCAGGTTTACAGGTTCATCACAATagaaaaaagcaataaaaactTACTTTTACTTCTGCCTTCTTCATTGTCTTTATCATGTATTTGTCATCATTGGTCAAGTAAAAAAAGCTTCCACTTTTCCCGGGGGATGAAAGTTCCCGAAGGGCATCATCCCCACATATCGAAAGCATGTAATCAGCTGCATCTATATCGAACAATTTCCTTAGGGTCCTGGAATTGTAAAAGCAATGACATGTTAGGAAATACTTGTAATGTAACCCCTTAACGGTGGTATCATATTCATATCATATAGTTCAAAAGTTATTATCATGCAATGAATTGGATGAAGTGAATAATTTAGTATTCTTCCATTTGCATACAGCTATTTTCATGATGATGTTATCATACTATAGTAGCACGATCAAGAAGAAACGGTTCTTCAAAGAATGATTATCTTTTTGAACAAGCAGATGATCCAGTCTCGAACCTAAATACAAGTGGACAGTAATCCTTCCATTTGAATTCAGAAGATGGATGAGGCGGAGTGTGCTTCGATCCTTCAGGCGGAAATCTGGTCCAAAATTTTTCCCTAGGATCAAAGGCTGATGTCTTCAAATCAAGGGATAAAGCTGGACCAGGCCTCCCAACAGAGTGTCTACAATTTAACCAGAGAACCAATACATGCATGAttagaatataaattattatatctcAAAACGGAAACGAGTTCGATTTCAATAAATCTTCACAACAAAATCAATAAACATAATCTAAAAGGCAATGCATATAGCGACAAACATAACCTATACCAAGCACTTGCATGATTACAACATAAATCATTATACCTCAAAACAGGAAATGAGTTCAATCTTCGCTGCAATATCGATAAACATAATCTAGAAGGCAAAACAACATATACCGAAAACAAATAACATTTGACATTTCATAACCAGAAGAAAAACAACATAGAAGCTGATAAGATACAAGTAAAAACCAGTACCTGATACCAAGTTGCAAGTTAAGCATAAGCTCAAAATTCTTGTGGCCTCTGGATATTGTCTGCCCTTGCCTCCTCGTTGGTGGCTTCTTAAGCTGTAAAGAACTCCCTCTTGCAACTGAATCTTCAAGGTGAAGTCTTCTCACACTTCCATCCCCATGTCTTGTGGTTCCTTCACTACCAAAAGAAACACTTCCACCATTGAAATCTGAACTCATACTAAAACCACTTAAACTCCCATCAGACCTTCTTCTTTGTTTCCCATCTTTCTCTTTGGATATTGCAAACCAATTTGGCATCTTTTCTGAAGGCCAAATTGATACTTTCTCACCACCACATATCTTACAGTCTTTCAGATCCTCTAAAAACACCTGTTGAGGATCCCAATCAAATTTCTCAGTTGGAGAATCAGATGGATAATAAGTTCCATTTTGATCTTTACCATCTTTACTCCAAATACCAACAAAAAAGCTCCCATCTGGCC
This genomic window from Gossypium raimondii isolate GPD5lz chromosome 10, ASM2569854v1, whole genome shotgun sequence contains:
- the LOC105776478 gene encoding LOW QUALITY PROTEIN: phosphatidylinositol 4-phosphate 5-kinase 6 (The sequence of the model RefSeq protein was modified relative to this genomic sequence to represent the inferred CDS: inserted 1 base in 1 codon), producing MSRKLSFKKEFEIEVKNSQAPAKKKANXTAMSVAHVDDEEAAEVGDVEKALPSGDFYTGQWCNGCPHGNGKYLWTDGCMYVGEWFKGKTTGKGKFCWPSGATYEGEFKHGFMDGKGTYTGFSGETYKGTWVMNLKQGEGTISFVNGDYYEGEWRRGFQEGYGRYHWKNGNQYIGQWKKGLINGNGTMIWNNGNRYDGFWEDGFPKGNGTYKWPDGSFFVGIWSKDGKDQNGTYYPSDSPTEKFDWDPQQVFLEDLKDCKICGGEKVSIWPSEKMPNWFAISKEKDGKQRRRSDGSLSGFSMSSDFNGGSVSFGSEGTTRHGDGSVRRLHLEDSVARGSSLQLKKPPTRRQGQTISRGHKNFELMLNLQLGIRHSVGRPGPALSLDLKTSAFDPREKFWTRFPPEGSKHTPPHPSSEFKWKDYCPLVFRTLRKLFDIDAADYMLSICGDDALRELSSPGKSGSFFYLTNDDKYMIKTMKKAEVKVLIRMLPAYYNHVRSFKDTLVTKFFGLHCVKLTGSTQKKVRFVVMGNLFCTDTAIHRRFDLKGSFQGRTTAKPEAEIDSTTTLKDLDLNYIFRLQKLWFKEFCSQVDRDCDFLENERIMDYSLLIGLHFREVSTPHTSGVSSPTGNGDCENGEAPRLSEDSNDQLVINSTRQSPVSLGINMAARAEKTVRKNDCQVVGEPTGVMYDVILFFGIIDILQDYDISKKLEHAYKSMQYDPTSISAVDPKLYSKRFRDFIFKVFIEDT